In Nocardia terpenica, the genomic window TGATTGTCAACTCCTTGATCCGAGGGTGGAGCGTGATGCCGCAGTCGCTCGCGGCTCTCGGAGTGTCAATGGCTCAACGGCGTTGTCGGGGCACTCGGTGGCTCGTCTTCGACGGCACCGTGCAGCGGTGCTGTCCTCCGGCCACGGACGCCACTACCGCCCCTGGCGGCTGCCTACGTGATCGGCCGGATACAAATCGGGTACCCGATCGTGTTCGTCTTAATCGACAGTGCCGGCATGCGCGGAGAAGGCCGAGGTCAGCGACCCCGCGCATAGTCGGAGCGGGCTCGGGTAGCCGCAGCACGGATGCCCCGGCCGGGGGTATCGGTACCGCACGAACTACAGGAGGGTTATCCGATGACCACCGCACGAGAGCTCATGTCGGCCGATGTGGTGTGCGCCCGCTCCAGCGACACCGTCTTGCAGGCTGCCCGCACGATGGCCGAGACCGGGGTCGGCGCCCTGCCGATCTGCGGTGAGGACGGCAAGCTGAAGGGCATGCTGACCGACCGCGACATCGTCGTGAAAGTTGTTGCGCAGCGCAATGATCCGATCGGTGTGATGGCGGGCGAACTGGCCGAGGGCGTGCCGTTCGTGGTCCAGGCCGGCGACGATGTCACCGAGGTGCTCACGGCCATGGCCGAGCACCGGGTGCGCCGCATCCCGGTGCTCGAGGACAAGAAGCTGGTGGGCATCATCGCGCAGGCCGATGTCGCGCGCGCACTCGGGCACGACAGCTCCGGCCGCGTCGTCGAGGCGGTCTCCGAGGACTAGTCGGTGATTATTTGCCGAGAGCGCGAGCGAGTTCGGCCTTGGTCATCGACGACCGACCCCTGATATTGCGCTGGCGGGCCTCGTTGTAGAGCTGGTCGCGGGTGGGGCCGTGTCGGCCGCTGTGCGATCGCAGGCCGCCGCGGCGTTGGGGAGACATATCCCGTACCGATGTGCGGCTCGCGGTCCGGGTCTGCCCGGCGCGGGCGCGGTTCTTGTTCACCGTGCGGGCGGCGATCTCCTTCGCGCGGCGGGTGCTTTCGCCGTGCCCCTTCGCCGAATCCTTGATGTGCTCGTACTGGCGTTCCTGCTTCTGGGTCCATTCCTCCCTGGGCATTTCACACCTCCCGAATAGCGGGTTGTACCGGACAGTGTCGGGCTACCCGTTCGACCGCCCCCGAATCACGAAGAAAACCGGTGGTTTGCTCCGGGCGCAGCAGGGCCGCCGAGCGAGATTCGCTCGGCGGCCCCACGCGGCGATCGTGCCGGGGTGTCGGCTATTGGTTGTGCTCGTGGCCGGACTGCCGCGCCTTGTTCACCTCGGCCTCGGCGCGGGCCTTCTCCGCCTCGGCCTCCTTTTGGGCGGCCTTTCGCTGATCTGCTGCCTTGTCCTGCTGTGCGCGTCCCTCGTCTTTGAGGTTCTCGTCGCCGGTGATGATGCCGGCGGCCTCCTTGGCCTTACCCTTCACGTCCTCGACGATGCCCTCTACTGCCTCGCGGGGACCGCTTTCGTGTTGGGACACAACAACCTCCGAACCAATCGGATACTGCGGACATCTTCGGCTTACCCGCGAATCGGCGAGGAATTCCGGCGGTGTCTGTGACCCGCGCCACTGCGGAGTAGATGCGCCCTCGCCGGGTATCCGCGGCTCAGGAGGTAGGAAATATGATTCCCCTGTTACTCGTTCTGCTGCTCGCCCTGGTGTTGCTCGGCGCGGGATTCGCGGTGAAGCTGCTGTGGTGGATAGCAATCGCCGTCTTCGTGGTCTGGCTGCTGGGGTTCGTTTTCCGCGCTGCCGGTGCCGACGGCGGCCGGGGACGCTGGTACCGCTGGTAATTCGGAGACGGCGTGGCCTATGTCAGTGCGGCAGCGAACCTTTCGGCGAGCATGAGTGTCGACAGGTTGGTATTGGCCCGTGGAATGGTCGGCATGGTCGAGGCGTCCACGACATGGAGTCCGTCGATCCCGCGCACGGCGCCCCGGCCGTCGGTCACGGCGGCCGGGTCGTCGTCGGGTCCCATCCGGCAGGTGCCGACCGGATGCTGAGCCGAAGTCCGGGCCCGCCTCCAGCAGCAGCACCGAGCGGTCGGGATTGACGGAGAGACGATCGGCCAGCACCCCGCCCGCCGAGCCTGCGCCAACGATGATCACGTCGTATCGCATGGTCGCACTGCCCTTTCCGTAGCGCTTGTTCGGTTTGTCGATCACGGCGGCTACCCCGTCCGGTACGGCCGAAACCAACCGTTACGCGGCCGGAGCTATGCGGGGTTCGGGTAGGGGTTGCACCGTTCCGCCCTTCTGCGGCAACGCCGTTCCCATATCCTCGATGTTGTGAGTGGCAGGCTGCCGGATCCCGGGTCGGTGGAGCGGGATGTGGTGGCCGTTCCGGCTCGGCGGCGGTCGTTGGTGACGTTGTTCGTCGGGGCGGTGTTGATGAATACCGGGGCGGTGGGGTTGTCCACGGTGGCAACGGTGTTCGTGGCGGAGCAGGCGGGGGCGGGGGCGAGTGGGCTGTCGAATGCGGCGCTGGTGTCGGGGACGGCGGCGGGGGCGCTCGCGACGTCTGCGCTGATGGCCGGGTACGGTCGCCGGGTCGGGCTGCTGGTCGTGTATTGCGTTGCGGGCGTGGGTGGGGTGGTCGCGGTCGCCGGTGTGCTGCGGTCGTCGCTGCCGGTGCTGCTGATCGGGGTGCTGGTGTTCGGTGGGGGATACGGGGCGACGCAATTGTCCCGGTATGTCGCGGCGGCGGTGCTGCCCGAGCATCGGCGCGGGTTCGGGGTGTCGCTGATCGTGTGGGCGGGGACGGTGGGGGCGGTGGCCGGGCCCGCCCTCATCGCCCCGGCCTCCGCGGTCGCCACGGGCGTGCGGTTGCCCGGCCTGTCCGGGCCGGTCGCGGTGTCGGCGCTGCTCGCCGTCGCGACCGTGGCGGTGACCGCGGCGTTGCCGCGCGCGGTGGGCCGGATCGAGGGGGAGCGGCCGGAGCGGTCGTCGCTGTGGTCGGCGCTGCGCGGCCGGGTGGTGCTGGTGCCGCTGGTCGCCATGGTCGCCGCGCAGGCGGTGATGGTGTCGGTGATGACGATGACGCCGGTGCAGATGCGTCATCTCGGCAGCGGGCTGGACGTGGTGGGCTGGGTGATCAGCGCGCACATGGCCGGAATGTACGCGCTCGCACCGGTGTCCGGCCGGATCGCCGACCGGTGGGGCGGCCGGGTCGCCATGACGGCCGGGCTCGCCGTGCAGCTGGTCGCGGCGGTCACCGTCGTGGCGGCGCCGAGCTCGTACCGGCTCTGGATGCCCATCGGGCTGTTTCTGGTGGGGTACGGCTGGAACCTGGTATTCGTCGGCGGCAGCGGCACACTCAGCCGCGACCTGCCGCCGGGTGAACGCGCTCGGTTGCAGGGCGGTGTCGACGCCGTGGTGTGGGCGAGTTCCGCGCTGGCCAGCCTGGTGGCCGGACAGTTGTTCGCCGCGGGCGGATTCCGGTTGGTGGCGGTGGTCGGCGCGGCGATCGCCGGGGTGGTGCCGCTGGCGGTCGTGCGCCGTCGTGCCGGGGGGTAGCGGTGCACCCGGCGTGTTCAGCTGGGGAGCACGAACATACCGCCGGACCCGATACCCCGATACACTGCACACTCTCGAGGTTCACGACGCTGATGATGGGGCGTTCGGTGGTCGATCACGGTGCAGCACAGTCGTATTCGGCCGCGCACGGCACAGGTCCGGGTGCGGCGGAGCCGATCGCCGTGGTGGGCATGGCGTGTCGGATGCCGGGCGGGGCCTCGACCCCCGAATCGTTCTGGCAATTCCTGCGCGGGGGCGGGGACGGCGTGGTCGAGGTGCCGAGGTCCCGGATGGAGCTTCCGGGCCCGCGCCGGGCCGGATTGCTCACCGGCATCGACGAATTCGATGCCGAGTTCTTCGGGATCTCGCCCCGGGAGGCCGCCTGCCTCGACCCGCGGCACCGGCTCCTGCTGGAGGTCACGTGGGAAGCGCTGGAACACGCGGGATGTCGCGCCGACCGATTGCCGGGTCGTCCGGTCGGCGTATTCGTCGGCGTCTCCCACGACGAGGGCGTCCGAATCCCGTCCGGGGCAACGGATCGGGTGTCCGCGCACGCGCTCACCGGCGGCGCGGCGTCGTTCGCGGCCGGTCGGCTCTCCTATCATCTCGGGCTGCGCGGGCCGTCGCTCGCGGTCGACACCGCGACCTCCTCCTCGCTGGTCGCCGTGCATCTGGCCGGTCAGAGCCTGCGCTGCGGGGAAACGGATCTCGCGCTGGCGGGCGGGGCCCATGTCCTGTTGTCCCCGTCCTGGTTCCGGGTGCTGTCGCGGGCGCGCATGCTGTCGCCGACCGGATGCTGCCGGGCGTTCGACGCGGCCGCCGACGGGTATGTGCGCGGCGAGGGGTGCGGCGTCGTCGTGCTCGAGCGGCTGTCCGACGCGAGGGCGAACGGCCATCGGATCTGGGCGGTGATCCGGGGTTCGGCGGTCAACTCCGACGGGCGCAGCCGCGGCATCACCGCACCCGACCCGGACGCGCAGGCCGACCTGATTCGCGCGGCATTGCGCGCCGCGGACCTGCCGCCGGAACGGATCGACTACGTGGAGGCGCACGGCACCGGCACGCCCACCGGCGATCCGGTGGAGTTGCGCGCGTTGCGCGCCGCGCTCGGCGCGGGCCGGGAGGGTCGGCCGCTGCCGGTCGGGTCGGTGAAGACCAATATCGGCCACCTGGAACCGGCGGCCGGGATCGCGGGCCTGATCAAGGCCGTGCTGTGCGTCGCGCACGGGGAGATCCCGCCGCACCTGCACCTGGACACCCTCCATTCCGCGGCCGGGACGGGCATTACGGTTCCCACCGAGCCGACCGCGCTCCCGCAGGGGGAGCGGCCCTCGGTCGTCGGCGTGAGCTCGTTCGGCGCCAGCGGCACCAATGCGCATGTGATCCTCGAAAGCGCCGGTGGCACAGCCGAATACGCGCCGACAGGGCCGGACCGTACCGCGCATGTGCTCGCCCTGTCGGCGAAATCGGCTGCCGCCCTGGCGAAGCTGGCCGACAGGTACTCGGCGCGGTTGTCGGCGCTGGACGAGAATCGGCTCGCGGACCTGTGTTTCACCGCGAATACCGGCCGGGCGGCGTTCGCGCACCGGGCGGCGTTCGCCGCGAGCACCGTCCGGGGCATGCGGGAACGCCTGGCTCGGCTGGATTCCCCGAATCGCCTGGGCGACCGCCCTTTTCCCGGCAACCCCACCGCGGGGCGCATCGTGTTCCTGTTCCCCGACCGGGATGCGGCCTATCCGGGCATGGGCCGCCAGCTGTTCGACACCGCGCCGCACTACCGGGAAACCCTGGACGAGGCCGACGAGGTGCTGCGGCCCCTGCTGAGCTGCCCGCTGCCGGAGGTGCTGAATCGGGACGACCTGCTGGCCCGGCCCCGGTACGCCCGGCCCGCCCTGTTCGCCGTGGAGTACGCGCTCGCCCGGCTGTGGCGGCAGTGGGGCGTGGAACCGGATGTGCTGCTCGGTCGCGGCATCGGTGAGCGGGTGGCCGCCTGCGTCCGGGGGGTGCTGGATTTTCCGACCGGCTTACGGCTGGCCGTCGAGGGTGGGCCGGGTGCCGGAAACAACGGCGTGCCAGGCGGATTCGCGGAGTCGGTGCGCGCGGCGTCATCGCAGGGGGCCGGTGTCTTCCTGGAGTTGGGGCCGAGCCCCACCCTGCTCGGCCCGGTCGGTGAGGCGGCGCCGGACGCGCTGCTGTTGCCGTCGCTGCGGCGGGGATCCGACGACTGGCAGGTGCTGGGCGAGAGCGTCGCCGCCCTGCACACCGCGGGCGCCGCGATCGACTGGCGCCGCTTCGACGAGGGCCGGGGGCGGCGTCTGGTGACCGCGCCGACCTATCCGTTCCGGCGCGACCGCCACGGCGAGGCGCGGCCCGAGGAGTCGGTCCCGCTACTGGGCCGACGGCTGCAATCCCCGTTACCCACCGCGCAATTCGAGTCGACGCTGGCACCGGCCGCGCACCGGGTGATCGACGAACAGGTGGTGGACGGCAGGCCGCTGGCCGGGGTCGGTGTCCACCTGGCCATGGCGGTGGCCGCGGCGCGGGAGTCGACCGGGACCACGGCGGTGACCATCCGGGACTACGAGCTGACCCGGGCGCTGTGGCTGGAACCGGACGACCGCAGGCGCGTCCAGTTCGTGCTCGAGCCGGACGGATCGTTCCAGCTGTATGCCGCGGCCGACCCCGCGGCCTGGGACCGACTCTGCCTGGGGCACATCGCTTCCGGAGCCGACCCGTCCACCGTGGATATCGCGGCAATCCGAGGCCGACTGACCGGCGAGCTCACCGCCGACGACCTGTACCGGCGACTGTGGCGACGCGCGATATACCTCGGCCCGGCGGCCCGCTGGGCCGACGACATCCGCTACGCCGACGGCGAGGCAATGGCCCGCCTCCGACCCCCCGAATCCACGGTATGGGACGGGACCACACCGCACCCCGGCCTGACGGAAGCAATGTTCCACACCATCCTCGGCTGCCTCCCCGACCACCCACCCATGGTCACCCGAATAGACCGCTTCACCTGGCACGGCCCCACCACCACCCAGCCCCTGTACTGCCACTGCCGAGTCGACCCATACGCCGAACCACCATATCCCCCAGCAACATTCACCCTCACGGACGCCACCGGCCGCATCATCGCCGAGGCCCACCGAGTGGAATTCCGCCCGCTATCACGCAACAGCCCCGTAGTCGTCCACAACCACGCGCCTCACGCCCGGAACACGCTCGCCGCCGAGCTGCCACCTGATACCGCAGACATCCGGGCGGTGCCTGCTGGGGTGGTGCCCGACGTGGCGAACACCGGGGCGATGCCCGATGCTGTGGAATCCCGTGTGGGGCCACGTAATAGCCCCGTCGTTCACGATCACGCGGCTCGCACCCGGAATGAGATTGTCGCCGAGCCGATGTCCGCCGGGGCGGTGTCTGATGCCACGGTCGCTGAGCCGATGCTTGATGCCGCAGACAACCGGGCGGTGCCTGTTGTGGCGGATGCCGGGGTGGTGCCTGTCGCGGCGGACATCCGGGTGGTGCCTGATGCGGTGACCGCCGGGGTGGTGCCCGTCGAGCCGGACAACCCGGTGGTGCCCGACGCGGCGACCACGGTGGTGCCCGATGGTGCGGACACTCATGTGGCGGGCACCGGGGCGGTGGTCGATACGCCGGAGACTGCGGTGTCGTGCAGCGATGTCGATTTGGTTCGGCGGGTGGTGTTTTCGACCTTGGCTCGGGTGTTGGGGGTGCGGGAGGGGGAGCTTGATGCGGGGGTGGCGTTGACCGATCTTGGGTTGGATTCGTGGATGGCGTTGGAGGCGCAGGATGCGTTGCGGGATGAGTTGGGGGTGGGGCCGCCGTTGGATGCGTTTCTCAATGCGTCCAGTATTACCGGGTTCATTGCCGATCTGATCGGGGCACCCGCGGCGGAGCAGCGTATTGCCGTGTCGTCTACTCCGGATGAAAACGCTCGTTACGATCCGTTTCCGCTCACCGACCTTCAGCACGCGTACCTGGTGGGGCGGTCGACGGCGTTCGAGCTCGGCGGGGTGTCGACCTACTCCTATGTCGAGGTCGATATCGTCGGGCTCGATCTGGATCGGCTGGCCTCGGCGCTGGGGGTGCTGGTGCGGCGCCACGATATGCTGCGCGCGGTCGTGGGGGCGGACGGTACCCAGCGGGTGCTGGCCGCGGTGCCCGAATTCATCGTGCGCACAGTCGATCTCGCCGAGCTGTCGGCATCGGATCGGGCCGGTGCGCTCGATCGGATCCGGGGCGAGCTGAAGAATCAGGTCCTCGACGCGGCCACCTGGCCGCTGTTCGATGTCCGGGCCACCCGCCTCGATGCGCGCACCACCCGGCTGCACATCGGTCTCGATGCGCTGGTCGTGGACGGGTGGAGCGCGGCGCTGCTGTTCCGGGAATGGGCGACGGTCTATCGGGAGGGTGCGCGGGCGCTGCCGGAGCTGTCGCTGACCTTCCGCGACTATCTCACCGCGCTGGGGGAGCGGCGCAGCGAACAGCGGCGCGCCGAGGCCGAGCGGTACTGGCGCGAGCGCATTGCCGAATTGCCCGAGGCGCCACGGCTTCCGCTCGCCACCAACCCGGCCGATCTGGGCGTTCCCGAGTTCACCCACCACACCACGACACTGTCCACCACCGAGTGGTCCGAGCTCCGTCGACTCGCCGGTGCGCACGGCGTCACCCCGTCCGC contains:
- a CDS encoding CBS domain-containing protein translates to MTTARELMSADVVCARSSDTVLQAARTMAETGVGALPICGEDGKLKGMLTDRDIVVKVVAQRNDPIGVMAGELAEGVPFVVQAGDDVTEVLTAMAEHRVRRIPVLEDKKLVGIIAQADVARALGHDSSGRVVEAVSED
- a CDS encoding plasmid stabilization protein yields the protein MPREEWTQKQERQYEHIKDSAKGHGESTRRAKEIAARTVNKNRARAGQTRTASRTSVRDMSPQRRGGLRSHSGRHGPTRDQLYNEARQRNIRGRSSMTKAELARALGK
- the mbp1 gene encoding microaggregate-binding protein 1 → MSQHESGPREAVEGIVEDVKGKAKEAAGIITGDENLKDEGRAQQDKAADQRKAAQKEAEAEKARAEAEVNKARQSGHEHNQ
- a CDS encoding hydrophobic protein, with the protein product MIPLLLVLLLALVLLGAGFAVKLLWWIAIAVFVVWLLGFVFRAAGADGGRGRWYRW
- a CDS encoding GMC oxidoreductase, giving the protein MGPDDDPAAVTDGRGAVRGIDGLHVVDASTMPTIPRANTNLSTLMLAERFAAALT
- a CDS encoding MFS transporter — translated: MSGRLPDPGSVERDVVAVPARRRSLVTLFVGAVLMNTGAVGLSTVATVFVAEQAGAGASGLSNAALVSGTAAGALATSALMAGYGRRVGLLVVYCVAGVGGVVAVAGVLRSSLPVLLIGVLVFGGGYGATQLSRYVAAAVLPEHRRGFGVSLIVWAGTVGAVAGPALIAPASAVATGVRLPGLSGPVAVSALLAVATVAVTAALPRAVGRIEGERPERSSLWSALRGRVVLVPLVAMVAAQAVMVSVMTMTPVQMRHLGSGLDVVGWVISAHMAGMYALAPVSGRIADRWGGRVAMTAGLAVQLVAAVTVVAAPSSYRLWMPIGLFLVGYGWNLVFVGGSGTLSRDLPPGERARLQGGVDAVVWASSALASLVAGQLFAAGGFRLVAVVGAAIAGVVPLAVVRRRAGG
- a CDS encoding hybrid non-ribosomal peptide synthetase/type I polyketide synthase, with amino-acid sequence MMGRSVVDHGAAQSYSAAHGTGPGAAEPIAVVGMACRMPGGASTPESFWQFLRGGGDGVVEVPRSRMELPGPRRAGLLTGIDEFDAEFFGISPREAACLDPRHRLLLEVTWEALEHAGCRADRLPGRPVGVFVGVSHDEGVRIPSGATDRVSAHALTGGAASFAAGRLSYHLGLRGPSLAVDTATSSSLVAVHLAGQSLRCGETDLALAGGAHVLLSPSWFRVLSRARMLSPTGCCRAFDAAADGYVRGEGCGVVVLERLSDARANGHRIWAVIRGSAVNSDGRSRGITAPDPDAQADLIRAALRAADLPPERIDYVEAHGTGTPTGDPVELRALRAALGAGREGRPLPVGSVKTNIGHLEPAAGIAGLIKAVLCVAHGEIPPHLHLDTLHSAAGTGITVPTEPTALPQGERPSVVGVSSFGASGTNAHVILESAGGTAEYAPTGPDRTAHVLALSAKSAAALAKLADRYSARLSALDENRLADLCFTANTGRAAFAHRAAFAASTVRGMRERLARLDSPNRLGDRPFPGNPTAGRIVFLFPDRDAAYPGMGRQLFDTAPHYRETLDEADEVLRPLLSCPLPEVLNRDDLLARPRYARPALFAVEYALARLWRQWGVEPDVLLGRGIGERVAACVRGVLDFPTGLRLAVEGGPGAGNNGVPGGFAESVRAASSQGAGVFLELGPSPTLLGPVGEAAPDALLLPSLRRGSDDWQVLGESVAALHTAGAAIDWRRFDEGRGRRLVTAPTYPFRRDRHGEARPEESVPLLGRRLQSPLPTAQFESTLAPAAHRVIDEQVVDGRPLAGVGVHLAMAVAAARESTGTTAVTIRDYELTRALWLEPDDRRRVQFVLEPDGSFQLYAAADPAAWDRLCLGHIASGADPSTVDIAAIRGRLTGELTADDLYRRLWRRAIYLGPAARWADDIRYADGEAMARLRPPESTVWDGTTPHPGLTEAMFHTILGCLPDHPPMVTRIDRFTWHGPTTTQPLYCHCRVDPYAEPPYPPATFTLTDATGRIIAEAHRVEFRPLSRNSPVVVHNHAPHARNTLAAELPPDTADIRAVPAGVVPDVANTGAMPDAVESRVGPRNSPVVHDHAARTRNEIVAEPMSAGAVSDATVAEPMLDAADNRAVPVVADAGVVPVAADIRVVPDAVTAGVVPVEPDNPVVPDAATTVVPDGADTHVAGTGAVVDTPETAVSCSDVDLVRRVVFSTLARVLGVREGELDAGVALTDLGLDSWMALEAQDALRDELGVGPPLDAFLNASSITGFIADLIGAPAAEQRIAVSSTPDENARYDPFPLTDLQHAYLVGRSTAFELGGVSTYSYVEVDIVGLDLDRLASALGVLVRRHDMLRAVVGADGTQRVLAAVPEFIVRTVDLAELSASDRAGALDRIRGELKNQVLDAATWPLFDVRATRLDARTTRLHIGLDALVVDGWSAALLFREWATVYREGARALPELSLTFRDYLTALGERRSEQRRAEAERYWRERIAELPEAPRLPLATNPADLGVPEFTHHTTTLSTTEWSELRRLAGAHGVTPSAALCAAYSWILSAWSGTSAFTLNVMFSNRVMLHEQVDAVVGNFSTTTLLAVGLADETFARLAERIQGRLWADLEHGDMSGVEVLREINRARGNIVGASMPVVFASMVNFASRDAAGGMTGMVHHLLGLGESATEAYSCVRTPQVWLDHQVIEEAGALVVNWDVVTGLFPDGMIEIMFGAYVGLLRALAADESAWQRPAPILVPEADLEARRSANATGEPVGPGLLHGPFLERAGENPHAPAVVSAEQTLSYGELDRRSATLARRLWDRGVGRGALVAVVLDKGARQVVAVLGILRAGAGYVPVDPDVPAERLRVLLAESGVAAIVTQREVERRTRWPVGWDRLCIDEIDSDGTDHEPPPECDAEPDDLAYVIFTSGSTGTPKGVMIEHRAARNTVLDINERFGIGPADRVLGLSALNFDLSVYDIFGTLAAGATLVLPEPAAHREPARWADLVAAHAITVWNSVPALMEMFVDHLAAREHPPMPLRVVLLSGDWIPVTLPTRIRKLAPDIVICGLGGATEAAIWSIHHRIDGVDPARTSIPYGKPLRNQRFHVLDEAWRPCPTWVPGELYIAGAGLARGYLGDEAKTKAGFVRHPTTDERLYRTGDLGRYLPDGAIEFLGRRDTQVKINGYRVELGEVEAALLRDPRVRAAAAAVVGDGQDRRLAAYAVPAAAVTPDELTAALRARLPDYLVPRHIVLLDALPLGRNGKLDRAALPRAEFTPPAPAVPVAPRDEIERTLADIWTEFFPGRDFGMDTTFFALGGNSLLAVRLMARIAAQLGPSLPLSVLFGHPTIASLADVVREGRARRAALVPISETGSATPWVLAHPVGGDVLCYSGLAALLGPGRPVYALQTPDTDEPLTTIAELAAHYIDALDTALPRGRYRLGGWSMGGMIALEMAARMSLRGTEIESVALIDVLEPPTPRHAAVPEDATLLSWFARDLAGLAGIEWSPAPAELRSLADLYDRARAAGVLPPDVDADTLSAIVTRFSRNTRALLTYRAPTYAGTVRFYRAARGATPATAAAWLARCTGDARIIDLPGDHYGIVRPPHVDALAAALRSDPE